Proteins found in one Maridesulfovibrio sp. genomic segment:
- a CDS encoding UbiX family flavin prenyltransferase — translation MDKKRIILAASGASGTLYAVKLARFLGLADDIELHLIVSDAALKVLELETSFKPEDLTGNADVVYRQDNIAAPPASGSWQHDGMIICPCSMASLAAIAQGLGSNLMHRAADVCLKERRKLILVTRETPLNLIHIRNMETATLAGATVMPASPGFYHSPESLDDMAAHMAGRILEQLEIPHNLYRCWGDNSLR, via the coding sequence ATGGATAAAAAAAGAATAATTCTCGCCGCCAGCGGTGCCAGTGGAACACTATACGCTGTTAAGCTGGCCCGTTTTCTTGGCTTGGCAGATGATATTGAACTGCATCTTATTGTTTCCGATGCCGCTCTGAAAGTTCTGGAACTTGAAACCAGCTTCAAGCCGGAAGATCTTACCGGAAACGCAGATGTCGTATATCGGCAGGATAATATAGCCGCCCCACCTGCAAGCGGTTCATGGCAGCATGACGGTATGATCATCTGCCCCTGCTCTATGGCGTCCCTTGCGGCGATTGCGCAGGGGCTTGGAAGCAACCTCATGCACCGGGCCGCGGACGTATGCCTGAAAGAACGGCGCAAGCTGATACTTGTGACCCGCGAAACCCCGCTGAATCTTATTCACATCCGCAATATGGAAACCGCAACACTGGCGGGAGCCACGGTAATGCCGGCCTCGCCGGGATTTTACCATAGCCCCGAAAGTCTGGACGATATGGCGGCGCACATGGCAGGACGAATTCTTGAACAACTGGAAATCCCCCACAACTTATACCGCTGCTGGGGAGACAACTCATTGAGGTAG